From one Bacteroides eggerthii genomic stretch:
- a CDS encoding toprim domain-containing protein encodes MTIEEAKSIRIADYLHSLGYSPVKQQGINLWYKSPFREESEASFKVNTEREQWYDFGLGKGGNIIALAAHLYATDHVPYILKRIAEQTPHVRPVSFSFGKQSSSEPSFQQLEIVPLSSPALLAYLQGRGINIELAKRECSEARFTHNGKRYFAIAFPNGSGGFEVRNRYFKGCIAPKEISHIRQSGKARNTCYVFEGFMDYLSFLTLRQESCPNYPELDGQDYIVLNSVSNVNKALYPLGNYERIHCFFDNDHAGIEALQQIRKEYSRDRYIRDASQIYSGCKDLNEYLQKQVERKRQVQSVKGMSSQSPKKKNGFRL; translated from the coding sequence ATGACAATAGAAGAAGCTAAAAGCATACGAATAGCCGACTACCTGCACAGCTTGGGTTATTCACCAGTAAAACAACAAGGTATCAACCTTTGGTACAAATCTCCGTTTCGGGAAGAGAGTGAAGCATCGTTCAAAGTGAATACCGAACGTGAACAATGGTATGACTTCGGTTTGGGAAAGGGCGGAAACATCATTGCACTGGCTGCACATCTGTACGCTACCGACCATGTACCTTACATCTTGAAACGGATAGCAGAGCAGACACCGCACGTGCGCCCGGTATCTTTCTCTTTTGGAAAGCAAAGCTCTTCTGAGCCGAGCTTCCAACAGTTGGAGATTGTTCCGCTGTCATCTCCTGCCCTGCTTGCCTACTTGCAAGGTAGAGGAATTAACATAGAACTGGCGAAAAGAGAATGTAGTGAAGCACGTTTCACCCACAACGGCAAGCGATACTTTGCCATCGCCTTTCCCAATGGTTCTGGTGGGTTTGAGGTTCGCAACCGCTATTTCAAGGGCTGCATCGCCCCAAAGGAAATCTCCCACATCAGACAATCGGGGAAAGCGAGGAACACTTGTTATGTGTTCGAGGGTTTCATGGACTACCTTTCCTTTCTGACATTGAGACAGGAGAGCTGCCCGAATTATCCGGAGTTGGACGGACAGGACTACATCGTATTAAACTCCGTATCGAATGTAAACAAGGCTCTCTATCCGTTGGGCAATTACGAACGCATCCACTGCTTTTTTGACAACGACCATGCAGGCATAGAAGCTCTCCAACAAATCCGCAAGGAATACAGCAGAGACCGATACATCCGTGACGCTTCACAGATTTACAGCGGATGCAAGGACTTGAACGAATACTTACAGAAACAGGTTGAAAGAAAAAGGCAAGTCCAATCCGTCAAAGGGATGAGCAGCCAGTCACCGAAAAAGAAAAACGGCTTTCGGTTATAG
- a CDS encoding NERD domain-containing protein translates to MHIAITVIFFAVVIFIKLKMPMWKGKYSEKLVNNKIQELPEEYVVFNDLLFESNGYSTQIDHIVVSPYGVFVIETKGYKGWILGRENGEYWTQTIYKSKHQFYNPIKQNAGHVRFLHHLLKCSTDILFIPIVVFNNSAELKVHADNNIVVNRYNLKRAILQYRTAVLNQETINWIIQTINQNRIIADKEKLKQHKHNAKARQYRSSRLINQGVCPQCGGHLILRKGKYGTFYGCSNFPTCKFTINS, encoded by the coding sequence ATGCATATTGCCATCACCGTTATCTTTTTTGCAGTGGTAATCTTTATTAAATTGAAGATGCCAATGTGGAAAGGCAAGTATTCTGAAAAACTTGTGAATAACAAGATTCAAGAGTTACCAGAAGAGTATGTTGTTTTTAATGATTTACTATTCGAAAGTAACGGATATTCAACACAAATTGACCATATTGTAGTTTCACCTTATGGTGTCTTTGTAATTGAAACAAAGGGATATAAAGGTTGGATTTTGGGCAGAGAGAACGGTGAATACTGGACGCAAACCATCTATAAAAGTAAACATCAATTTTACAATCCGATAAAACAAAACGCTGGACATGTAAGATTTTTGCATCATTTGCTCAAATGTTCAACGGATATACTTTTTATTCCAATTGTCGTTTTCAATAACAGTGCGGAATTAAAAGTGCATGCTGACAATAACATAGTTGTAAACAGATATAATCTAAAACGTGCTATATTACAATACAGAACTGCTGTTCTTAATCAGGAGACCATAAATTGGATAATACAGACAATTAACCAGAATCGCATAATCGCTGATAAAGAGAAACTAAAACAGCATAAGCATAACGCAAAGGCTCGGCAATACAGAAGTTCACGCCTAATAAATCAAGGTGTTTGTCCTCAATGCGGAGGACATCTCATTTTGAGGAAAGGCAAGTACGGCACTTTCTATGGATGTTCAAACTTTCCCACATGCAAGTTTACCATAAACTCATAA
- a CDS encoding Fic family protein, which yields MEQGVWQEIELLYQKFQKLGISEAVDYDKYYLYSLITHSTAIEGSTLTELDTQLLFDEGVTAKGKPLVHHLMNEDLKQAYELAKTESGSLVPITPAFLKRLNAMLMRTTGSVHSVLGGSFDSSKGEFRLCGVTAGVGGHSYMNYLKVPAKVDELCAILQEKQKKMGTLREQYELSFNAHLNLVTIHPWVDGNGRTARLLMNYIQFCYHLFPTKIFKEDREEYILSLRQCQNEETNQPFLDFMARQLKKSLSIEIERFNVSRKKGFSFMF from the coding sequence ATGGAACAAGGTGTTTGGCAAGAAATAGAACTGTTGTACCAGAAGTTTCAAAAACTTGGTATCAGTGAAGCGGTGGACTATGACAAGTACTACCTTTATTCTCTCATTACCCATTCCACAGCCATAGAAGGCTCAACGTTGACCGAACTTGATACGCAGCTTCTCTTTGACGAGGGAGTAACAGCGAAAGGGAAACCGCTTGTACATCATCTGATGAATGAAGATTTGAAGCAAGCGTATGAACTTGCCAAAACTGAATCAGGCAGTCTTGTACCTATAACTCCTGCTTTTCTGAAAAGGTTGAATGCAATGTTGATGCGTACTACTGGCAGCGTTCACAGTGTGTTGGGCGGCTCTTTTGATTCTTCTAAAGGAGAGTTCCGTCTATGTGGTGTTACGGCTGGTGTTGGTGGACATTCTTATATGAACTATTTGAAAGTTCCTGCTAAGGTGGATGAACTTTGTGCGATTCTTCAAGAGAAGCAAAAAAAAATGGGAACACTTCGAGAACAATACGAATTGAGCTTTAATGCCCACCTTAATTTAGTAACTATTCATCCGTGGGTGGATGGCAACGGAAGAACGGCTCGATTACTGATGAACTACATCCAATTTTGTTATCACCTTTTTCCGACCAAAATATTTAAAGAAGATAGAGAAGAATATATTCTTTCCCTGCGCCAATGTCAGAATGAAGAAACTAATCAGCCGTTTTTGGACTTTATGGCAAGGCAGTTGAAGAAATCACTTTCTATAGAAATTGAACGATTCAATGTATCACGAAAGAAAGGGTTTAGTTTTATGTTCTGA
- a CDS encoding mannose-1-phosphate guanylyltransferase yields the protein MMTNKDNFCVIMGGGIGSRFWPFSRKTLPKQFLDFFGTGRSLLQQTFDRFSKVIPTENILVVTNDLYADLVKEQLPELQPKQILLEPTRRNTAPCIAWAAYHIRALNPNANIVVAPSDHLILKESEFLTAIEKGLAFVAKSDKLLTLGIKPNRPETGYGYIQIAEQTEDNFYKVKTFTEKPELELAKVFVESGEFYWNSGLFMWNVNSIIKAGEQLLPELASKLATGKDVYGTPEEKKFIDENFPACPNVSIDFGIMEKADNVYVSLGDFGWSDLGTWGSLYDLSQKDETGNVTLKCQSLLYNSKDNIVVLPQNKLAVIDGLEGYLIAESDNVLLICKKDEEHSIRKYVNDAQIKLGEDYI from the coding sequence ATGATGACCAATAAGGATAATTTCTGTGTAATCATGGGTGGCGGAATCGGTAGTCGTTTCTGGCCTTTCAGCCGCAAAACTCTTCCGAAACAGTTTTTGGATTTTTTCGGCACAGGGCGTTCATTATTGCAACAGACATTCGACCGGTTCAGTAAAGTAATCCCCACAGAGAACATACTGGTCGTAACCAATGACCTATATGCAGACTTGGTAAAAGAACAGCTCCCTGAGTTGCAGCCCAAACAGATTTTATTAGAGCCTACACGTAGAAACACAGCTCCCTGCATTGCATGGGCAGCCTATCATATTCGCGCGCTGAATCCCAATGCCAATATCGTAGTAGCACCCTCGGACCACCTCATCCTGAAAGAAAGCGAATTCCTCACAGCCATTGAGAAAGGTCTGGCCTTTGTTGCGAAATCAGACAAATTACTGACTCTCGGCATTAAGCCCAACCGCCCCGAAACAGGTTATGGCTATATACAAATTGCCGAACAGACTGAAGACAACTTCTATAAAGTAAAAACTTTTACAGAAAAACCGGAACTGGAACTGGCTAAGGTATTCGTAGAAAGCGGAGAATTTTATTGGAATTCCGGTCTTTTTATGTGGAACGTAAACAGCATCATTAAAGCCGGAGAACAGCTTTTACCCGAATTAGCCTCTAAGCTGGCAACCGGGAAGGACGTATACGGAACCCCGGAAGAAAAGAAATTCATAGACGAAAACTTCCCTGCATGCCCCAACGTATCTATCGACTTCGGCATTATGGAAAAAGCGGACAATGTATATGTATCATTAGGCGATTTCGGCTGGTCTGATTTAGGAACATGGGGATCTCTATATGACCTTTCTCAAAAGGATGAAACAGGCAATGTTACGCTGAAGTGCCAGTCATTATTATACAACAGCAAAGACAATATCGTTGTTCTTCCTCAAAACAAACTTGCTGTCATTGACGGTCTGGAAGGCTACCTAATTGCCGAATCGGATAATGTGTTGCTGATCTGCAAGAAAGATGAAGAACATTCTATCCGTAAGTATGTAAATGATGCACAAATCAAACTGGGTGAAGATTACATTTAA
- a CDS encoding HIT family protein: MATIFSRIIAGEIPCYKVAENDKFFAFLDINPLVKGHTLVIPKQEVDYIFDLNDEDLAAMHVFAKKVALAIGKAFPCKKVGEAVLGLEVPHAHIHLIPMQNEKDMLFSNPKLKLTDEEFKAVAESIRMAL; this comes from the coding sequence ATGGCAACAATATTCAGCAGAATTATCGCAGGTGAGATACCTTGCTACAAGGTGGCGGAGAATGATAAATTCTTTGCTTTCCTTGATATTAACCCATTGGTGAAAGGTCATACGTTGGTCATTCCAAAGCAGGAGGTGGATTATATTTTTGATTTAAACGATGAGGATTTGGCTGCAATGCATGTCTTTGCGAAGAAAGTGGCATTGGCTATTGGCAAAGCTTTTCCTTGTAAGAAAGTGGGCGAAGCGGTTCTGGGTTTGGAAGTGCCTCATGCACACATCCATCTGATTCCTATGCAGAATGAAAAGGATATGCTTTTTTCTAATCCGAAACTGAAATTGACAGATGAAGAATTTAAGGCAGTAGCCGAGTCTATTCGTATGGCTCTCTAA
- the greA gene encoding transcription elongation factor GreA: protein MAYMSEEGYNKLLADLKQLETVERPKIVAAIAEARDKGDLSENAEYDAAKEAQGLLEMKINKLKQVIADAKIIDESKLKTDSVQILNKVELKNVKNGMKMTYTIVSESEANLKEGKISVNTPIAQGLLGKKVGDVAEIKVPQGIINLEVVNISF from the coding sequence ATGGCTTATATGTCAGAAGAAGGCTACAATAAGTTGTTAGCCGATTTGAAACAGCTGGAAACGGTAGAACGCCCCAAAATTGTGGCTGCTATCGCCGAAGCACGCGACAAGGGCGACTTGTCTGAAAATGCAGAATATGATGCTGCAAAAGAAGCGCAAGGGTTGCTTGAGATGAAAATCAATAAATTGAAGCAAGTGATTGCCGATGCCAAGATTATTGATGAGTCCAAGTTAAAGACTGACAGCGTACAGATATTGAATAAAGTGGAACTAAAGAACGTGAAGAATGGAATGAAAATGACATATACCATCGTTTCTGAAAGTGAAGCTAACCTGAAAGAGGGAAAAATTTCTGTAAATACTCCGATTGCACAAGGTTTGCTTGGCAAGAAGGTAGGTGATGTAGCTGAAATTAAAGTACCGCAGGGTATCATCAATTTGGAAGTAGTGAACATATCATTTTAA
- a CDS encoding redoxin domain-containing protein, with product MKKILFVALAALGLSACNSEPKFKVEGEISGADGKMLYLEASALEGIVPLDSVKLKGNGTFAFKQVRPVSPEFYRLRVDDKVINFSIDSTETVRLDAPYADFSTAYTVEGSANSVKIKELTLKQMQLQNNVNALIQSMQARQIGADVFEDSLAALMKDYKDEVKINYIFAAPNTASAYFALFQKLNNYLIFDPLNNKDDVKCFAAVATSLNNYYPHADRSKNLYNIVIKGMKNTRAPQQKVMELPTEAVSEIGIIDINLRDMKGNMHKLSDLKGKVVILDFTIYQSAVSPTHNYMLRDLYDKYAAQGLEIYQVSLDADEHYWKTTADNLPWVCVRDANGVYSSVAAAYNVQSLPAVFLINRRSELSARGETIKDLDAAVKALL from the coding sequence ATGAAAAAGATTCTTTTTGTTGCGTTGGCTGCTTTGGGGTTAAGCGCATGTAATTCCGAACCGAAATTTAAAGTGGAAGGTGAAATCTCCGGTGCAGACGGTAAGATGCTTTATCTGGAAGCTTCGGCTTTGGAAGGTATTGTTCCTTTAGACTCTGTCAAGTTGAAGGGTAACGGTACGTTTGCTTTCAAACAGGTACGCCCGGTTTCTCCGGAGTTTTACCGTTTACGGGTAGATGATAAGGTTATCAACTTTTCCATAGATTCTACGGAAACGGTTCGACTGGATGCACCATATGCGGATTTTTCTACGGCTTATACAGTAGAGGGGTCGGCAAATAGTGTTAAGATAAAAGAACTTACATTGAAGCAAATGCAACTTCAGAATAATGTGAATGCATTGATTCAAAGTATGCAGGCCCGTCAGATTGGAGCGGATGTGTTTGAAGATAGTCTTGCTGCATTAATGAAGGACTACAAGGACGAAGTGAAAATAAATTATATTTTTGCAGCTCCAAATACGGCATCCGCTTATTTTGCTTTGTTCCAGAAATTGAATAATTACTTGATATTTGATCCGTTGAACAATAAAGATGATGTCAAGTGTTTTGCTGCTGTGGCAACGAGCCTGAATAACTATTATCCGCATGCCGACCGTTCGAAAAATCTTTATAATATCGTAATAAAGGGAATGAAGAATACTCGTGCCCCGCAGCAGAAAGTTATGGAACTCCCGACAGAGGCCGTTTCAGAAATCGGTATCATCGATATTAACTTGCGCGACATGAAAGGCAATATGCATAAGCTAAGCGACCTGAAAGGTAAAGTTGTCATTCTGGATTTCACTATTTATCAGAGTGCGGTTTCTCCTACACATAATTATATGTTGCGCGATCTGTACGATAAGTATGCCGCTCAGGGATTGGAAATTTATCAGGTTTCTTTGGATGCGGACGAACATTATTGGAAAACAACAGCTGATAACTTGCCTTGGGTATGTGTGCGCGATGCCAATGGGGTATATTCCAGTGTAGCTGCTGCCTATAATGTGCAGTCGCTTCCTGCTGTCTTCCTCATTAATAGAAGAAGCGAATTGAGCGCTCGCGGTGAGACTATAAAAGACTTGGATGCAGCGGTGAAGGCTTTGCTGTAA
- the pnp gene encoding polyribonucleotide nucleotidyltransferase, protein MINPIVKTIELPDGRTITLETGKLAKQADGSVMLRMGNTMLLATVCAAKDAVPGTDFMPLQVEYKEKFSAFGRFPGGFTKREGRASDYEILTCRLVDRALRPLFPDNFHAEVYVNIILFSADGVDMPDALAGLAASAALAVSDIPFNGPISEVRVARINGEFVINPTFDQLEKADMDLMVGATYENIMMVEGEMNEVSEKDLLEAMKAAHEAIKIQCKAQMELAEEVGSTVKREYCHEVNDEELRKAVHDACYDKAYAIAASGNKNKHERMDAFDAIREEFKAQFSEEELEEKAPLIDRYYHDVEKEAMRRSILDEGKRLDGRKTTEIRPIWCEIGYLPGPHGSAIFTRGETQSLSTVTLGTKLDEKIIDDVLEHGKERFLLHYNFPPFSTGEAKAQRGVGRREIGHGHLAWRALKGQIPADYPYVVRVVSDILESNGSSSMATVCAGTLALMDAGVKIKKPVSGIAMGLIKNAGEEKYAVLSDILGDEDHLGDMDFKVTGTKDGITATQMDIKVDGLSYEILEKALLQAKEGREYILSKITECIAEPHDDLKPHAPRIETMTIPKEFIGAVIGPGGKIIQGMQEETGATITIEEIDNIGRIEIAGTNKKCIEDAMRIIKGIVAVPEVGEVYKGKVRSIMPYGAFVEFLPGKDGLLHISEIDWKRLETVEEAGIKEGDEIDVKLLDIDPKTGKFKLSRKVLLPRPERQERPEKKENNPH, encoded by the coding sequence ATGATTAACCCAATTGTTAAGACGATCGAGCTTCCTGATGGCAGAACCATCACGCTCGAAACGGGAAAGCTGGCAAAACAGGCAGACGGTTCTGTAATGCTTCGTATGGGCAACACCATGCTTTTAGCTACTGTTTGTGCCGCCAAGGACGCAGTTCCCGGAACAGATTTCATGCCGTTACAGGTAGAGTACAAAGAAAAATTTTCTGCATTCGGACGTTTCCCCGGAGGTTTCACAAAACGTGAAGGTCGTGCCTCTGATTACGAGATCCTTACTTGCCGACTTGTAGACCGCGCTCTCCGCCCCCTATTCCCCGATAATTTCCATGCAGAGGTATATGTAAATATCATCCTCTTTTCTGCAGACGGCGTTGATATGCCGGATGCGCTGGCAGGACTTGCAGCATCAGCAGCGCTTGCCGTATCAGATATTCCTTTCAACGGACCGATTTCCGAAGTGCGCGTAGCACGTATCAATGGCGAGTTCGTCATCAACCCGACTTTCGACCAGTTGGAAAAGGCAGACATGGATCTCATGGTAGGCGCTACTTATGAGAATATCATGATGGTGGAAGGTGAAATGAACGAGGTTTCCGAAAAAGACTTGCTGGAAGCCATGAAAGCCGCCCATGAAGCAATCAAGATACAATGTAAAGCCCAAATGGAACTGGCCGAAGAGGTTGGCTCTACCGTAAAACGCGAATATTGCCATGAAGTAAACGACGAAGAACTCCGCAAGGCTGTTCACGACGCTTGCTATGACAAGGCTTACGCTATCGCCGCTTCCGGTAACAAAAACAAACACGAACGCATGGATGCTTTCGATGCTATTCGTGAAGAATTCAAAGCACAGTTCAGCGAAGAGGAGTTGGAAGAAAAGGCTCCGCTTATCGACCGTTACTATCACGACGTTGAGAAAGAAGCCATGCGCCGTTCCATCTTGGACGAAGGCAAACGCCTTGACGGACGTAAGACTACCGAAATCCGTCCTATTTGGTGTGAGATCGGTTATTTGCCCGGACCTCATGGCTCTGCCATCTTCACACGTGGTGAGACCCAGTCTTTGTCCACCGTTACTTTAGGTACAAAACTGGATGAGAAGATTATCGACGATGTTCTGGAACATGGAAAAGAACGTTTCTTACTGCACTACAACTTCCCTCCGTTCTCTACGGGTGAAGCCAAAGCACAGCGCGGTGTAGGCCGTCGCGAAATCGGTCATGGTCATTTGGCATGGCGTGCATTGAAAGGACAAATTCCGGCAGACTATCCTTATGTAGTACGCGTAGTATCCGATATTCTCGAATCAAACGGTTCTTCTTCTATGGCTACCGTATGTGCCGGAACATTGGCCCTGATGGATGCCGGTGTAAAAATCAAAAAACCGGTATCAGGTATCGCAATGGGATTGATTAAGAACGCAGGTGAAGAGAAATATGCCGTATTGTCGGACATCCTCGGCGATGAAGACCACCTCGGCGATATGGACTTCAAAGTAACCGGTACAAAAGACGGTATCACTGCTACCCAAATGGACATCAAGGTAGACGGTCTGTCTTACGAGATTTTGGAGAAAGCATTGCTGCAGGCCAAAGAAGGTCGCGAATACATCCTGAGCAAAATCACCGAATGTATTGCAGAGCCGCATGATGACCTGAAGCCTCATGCTCCCCGCATCGAAACCATGACTATTCCTAAAGAATTCATCGGCGCCGTAATCGGCCCGGGCGGAAAGATCATCCAGGGTATGCAGGAAGAGACCGGTGCAACAATCACTATTGAAGAAATAGACAACATCGGCAGAATTGAAATTGCCGGAACCAACAAGAAGTGCATTGAAGATGCAATGCGTATCATCAAGGGTATCGTAGCCGTACCGGAAGTAGGTGAAGTCTACAAAGGAAAAGTACGTTCCATCATGCCTTACGGTGCATTCGTTGAGTTCCTTCCGGGCAAGGACGGTTTGCTTCATATTTCCGAAATTGATTGGAAACGTCTGGAAACAGTAGAAGAAGCCGGAATCAAGGAAGGTGATGAAATCGACGTGAAACTACTCGATATCGATCCTAAAACCGGTAAGTTCAAACTGTCCCGTAAAGTATTGCTTCCAAGACCGGAAAGACAAGAAAGACCGGAAAAGAAAGAAAATAATCCTCATTAA
- a CDS encoding RNA polymerase sigma-70 factor produces the protein MSDLTRLHTMDLFSRFFQENREKFLTFAYSYLRDRVEAEDVLMESMITLWENRDHWEKDSNLHALLLTIIKNKSLNILEHKQIRLRAEEDINSHSQRELNLRISTLKACEPEQIFDNEIQHIVHKALEHMPQQSRTIFMLSRYQNLPNRQIAEQLHISLKTVEAHITKALRILRLELKDYLASILL, from the coding sequence ATGTCCGATCTTACCAGATTACATACAATGGATCTTTTCTCCCGCTTTTTCCAAGAGAATCGAGAAAAGTTCCTGACTTTTGCTTACTCCTACCTCAGAGACAGAGTTGAAGCCGAAGATGTATTAATGGAATCCATGATTACTCTATGGGAAAATCGCGACCACTGGGAAAAAGACAGCAACCTTCACGCCCTGTTGCTGACAATCATCAAAAACAAATCCCTGAATATTTTAGAGCACAAACAAATACGCCTGCGGGCAGAAGAAGATATCAACAGCCATAGCCAACGGGAATTGAATTTACGCATATCGACCCTGAAGGCCTGTGAACCCGAACAAATATTCGACAATGAGATACAGCACATTGTCCACAAGGCGTTAGAACACATGCCTCAGCAAAGCCGGACTATCTTCATGCTGAGCCGTTATCAAAACCTTCCCAACAGGCAGATAGCAGAGCAACTGCACATCTCCCTGAAAACCGTAGAGGCACATATCACCAAAGCCTTGCGCATACTACGTCTGGAGCTAAAGGATTACCTGGCTTCCATACTCCTGTAA
- a CDS encoding FecR family protein codes for MNQELLYRYFRGTASIEEEKQILNWVETSEENRETFLKERMLFDVSLFSTKQDGKKRAAHLIPLFRWTARIAAAIIIAVSAYYMTADYIYNKGAQPQTITVPAGQRAQITLADGTRVWLNAKSTLTYASNFGRSERNVELDGEAYFEVAKNKKLPFYVHTEMNKVRVVGTSFNVCAYKGSKEFETTLVEGIVDIYPSCNDQVITRLQKDEFFANYDGHCKKTILPSYQYLRWKEGLYCFDDVPFSVILDKLEKYYNVKIAVTSPRLLTHEGLTGKFREQDGIEHILRTISKEHPFKFRINENKDSIIIYE; via the coding sequence ATGAACCAGGAATTACTATACAGATATTTTAGAGGAACAGCTTCCATTGAAGAAGAGAAGCAGATATTGAACTGGGTTGAAACCTCCGAAGAAAACCGGGAAACCTTCCTGAAAGAACGTATGCTGTTCGACGTATCCCTATTCTCCACCAAACAAGACGGCAAGAAAAGAGCAGCGCATCTCATTCCCCTCTTCCGCTGGACGGCGCGTATCGCAGCTGCTATCATCATAGCCGTATCCGCCTACTACATGACCGCAGACTATATATACAACAAAGGCGCACAGCCCCAAACCATTACCGTCCCTGCCGGACAACGTGCCCAGATTACGCTTGCCGACGGTACACGCGTATGGCTGAACGCCAAGTCGACATTGACATACGCTTCCAACTTCGGTCGCAGCGAACGTAATGTGGAATTAGACGGTGAAGCCTACTTTGAAGTTGCCAAGAACAAAAAGTTACCATTTTACGTACATACGGAGATGAATAAGGTGCGGGTAGTCGGAACCAGCTTCAATGTCTGCGCATACAAGGGCAGTAAGGAATTTGAGACGACTCTGGTAGAAGGCATTGTAGATATCTATCCGAGCTGTAACGACCAAGTGATTACCCGCCTGCAAAAAGATGAGTTCTTTGCCAATTATGACGGTCATTGCAAGAAAACGATACTCCCCTCATACCAATACCTCCGTTGGAAAGAAGGCTTGTACTGTTTCGACGATGTCCCGTTCAGCGTCATCTTAGACAAACTTGAAAAATACTACAATGTAAAAATAGCCGTTACCAGCCCCAGACTGCTGACCCACGAAGGTCTGACCGGCAAGTTCAGGGAACAAGACGGCATTGAGCATATCCTACGGACCATCTCCAAAGAGCACCCGTTCAAATTCCGCATTAATGAAAACAAAGACTCGATAATCATATATGAATAG